The following coding sequences lie in one Tichowtungia aerotolerans genomic window:
- a CDS encoding glycosyltransferase family 2 protein: MGTILQRKEVERVAVLIPAFREENSVAEVVIEARRYLPDVIVVDDASGDETAQRAEQAGATVIRRAINGGKGAALTEGFQYILDQGFDAVIALDADGFHDPNQIPKFLETYHRTRIPVLIGSRMAEPQKVLPVRRWSIRMMSYWLNRLMHVYVPDPPCGFRFYRCDVLPFLLETGSSLPAEFETLLHIASRRIRVGSVRITKKPHRHKSWISPFRDIIRFFKVLRNFYRKKREEAARLRAASEEDRI; the protein is encoded by the coding sequence ATGGGAACTATTCTTCAGCGGAAAGAGGTTGAACGGGTCGCGGTGCTGATCCCCGCTTTCCGGGAAGAAAACAGTGTCGCGGAAGTTGTGATCGAAGCGCGCCGTTATCTGCCCGATGTCATTGTGGTGGATGACGCTTCCGGAGACGAAACCGCACAGCGCGCGGAGCAGGCCGGGGCCACCGTAATTCGTCGCGCGATCAATGGCGGAAAGGGCGCTGCGCTGACTGAGGGGTTTCAGTATATTCTGGATCAGGGCTTTGATGCCGTGATTGCATTGGATGCTGATGGCTTTCATGATCCGAACCAGATTCCAAAGTTTCTGGAAACCTATCATCGAACCCGCATTCCTGTGTTGATCGGGAGCCGGATGGCAGAACCTCAAAAGGTCCTGCCGGTACGGCGCTGGAGTATTCGGATGATGAGTTACTGGCTGAACCGGTTAATGCATGTGTATGTGCCGGACCCACCCTGCGGGTTCCGTTTTTATCGTTGTGATGTGCTGCCGTTTCTTCTGGAAACCGGTTCATCGCTGCCGGCGGAGTTTGAAACGCTGTTGCATATTGCTTCGCGCCGGATCCGGGTTGGTTCTGTGCGGATCACAAAAAAACCGCATCGTCATAAAAGCTGGATTTCGCCGTTTCGAGACATCATCCGGTTTTTTAAGGTTCTGCGGAATTTCTACCGAAAGAAACGGGAAGAAGCAGCCCGGCTTCGCGCTGCTTCCGAAGAAGACAGAATTTAG
- a CDS encoding NifU family protein, which translates to MNDEQILEAVEKIMAEEVSPALASHGGGAEIVTVKDGKVYVELQGGCRGCMGARMTMKNGIERLLKERVPDVVEVIDATDHDA; encoded by the coding sequence ATGAATGACGAACAGATTTTAGAAGCGGTTGAGAAGATCATGGCAGAGGAAGTCAGTCCGGCATTGGCCAGTCATGGCGGCGGAGCTGAAATCGTAACCGTGAAAGACGGCAAGGTGTATGTGGAACTGCAAGGCGGCTGCCGCGGATGTATGGGGGCTCGTATGACGATGAAAAACGGAATCGAGCGACTGCTGAAAGAGCGCGTGCCGGATGTTGTGGAAGTGATTGACGCAACCGACCACGACGCATAA
- a CDS encoding valine--tRNA ligase, translating into MSELSKNYEPKSVEEKWYAKWLEDKAFAVQPSDEKDPATIVIPPPNVTGILHMGHALNNTIQDVLIRWWRMQGKNALWVPGTDHAGIATQNVVERKLAKEGKSRHDLEREPFLKEVWAWKEEYGSTIINQLKKLGSSCDWDRERFTMDEGLSKAVLEVFCRLYDKGLIYRGNRIINWCPRCTTALSDEESEHVESEGALYHIRYAVKDEKHKIVVATTRPETMLGDVAVAVSPRDKRYADLVGKTLILPILNREIPVIADEYVDPEFGTGCVKITPAHDPNDFEMGLRHGLEQINVMDDHGVMNAEAGPYEGMDRFECRKQLVEDLKAGGLLEKVDKHIHAVGHCYRCSTVVEPRLSPQWFVKMEPLAKPAIEAVRTGKIRFVPERWNKVYLEWMENIRDWCISRQIWWGHRIPVFYCDSCGHEWAAKDTPATCPTCGVHNIRQDEDVLDTWFSSWLWPFSVFGWPEQTEDLKHFYPTQTIATAPEILFFWVARMIMAGLEFMGEIPFDTVYFHGTVRDDQGRKMSKSLGNSINPLDIIEKYSADALRFSLMMLTATGQDVYISDEKFELGRNFCTKIWNAARFMQMNATSDVPVDPEQIDLGAMSLSPDDQHIIAKLSEAVKKTETALERHRFNDAALAMYDFMWHDYCDWYVEYSKGIFRGEDLQRKQDVEQVMHYVFSSAVRLLHPFIPFITEELWHGMGYNISSESVQTAPWPKAFSYEDLSGFGVVKKMVEYVDAKHDLIRTGRTLRSDYNLTPRQQAKFVIRPPKKEIGDLLRADLVSVSALLGAESIEVDRDYTPEGAMPSGISQLGAVYMSIEGLVDVEAEVAKLQKQLATVENGISGISKKLSNENFVKKAPADIVAGEEKRKAELLEKRDKIQKLIDTLSA; encoded by the coding sequence ATGAGCGAATTATCAAAAAACTACGAACCGAAAAGCGTTGAAGAAAAGTGGTATGCCAAATGGCTGGAGGATAAAGCGTTTGCGGTGCAGCCGTCGGACGAAAAAGATCCGGCCACGATTGTGATTCCGCCGCCGAACGTGACCGGCATTCTGCACATGGGCCACGCCCTCAACAACACGATTCAGGATGTGCTGATTCGCTGGTGGCGCATGCAGGGTAAAAATGCGTTGTGGGTTCCGGGAACCGACCACGCCGGAATTGCCACGCAGAATGTCGTTGAGCGCAAGCTGGCCAAGGAAGGCAAAAGCCGCCATGACCTCGAGCGAGAACCGTTTCTGAAAGAAGTCTGGGCATGGAAAGAGGAGTACGGCAGCACGATCATCAACCAGCTCAAGAAGCTCGGCTCTTCCTGTGACTGGGACCGCGAGCGCTTTACGATGGATGAAGGTCTCAGTAAAGCCGTTCTTGAAGTGTTCTGCCGTCTCTACGACAAGGGGCTGATTTATCGCGGTAATCGTATTATCAACTGGTGTCCGCGCTGCACGACGGCTCTTTCCGATGAAGAGAGCGAGCATGTGGAGTCGGAAGGTGCGCTGTATCACATCCGCTATGCGGTTAAAGACGAAAAACATAAAATTGTGGTGGCAACGACCCGCCCGGAAACGATGCTGGGTGATGTTGCCGTTGCGGTCAGTCCGCGCGACAAACGCTACGCGGATCTGGTCGGCAAAACGCTGATCCTTCCGATTCTGAATCGCGAGATCCCGGTCATTGCCGACGAATACGTTGATCCGGAGTTCGGAACCGGCTGTGTGAAAATCACGCCGGCCCATGACCCGAATGACTTTGAAATGGGACTGCGCCATGGACTGGAGCAGATCAATGTGATGGACGACCACGGTGTGATGAATGCCGAGGCCGGGCCGTATGAGGGAATGGACCGTTTTGAATGCCGCAAGCAATTGGTCGAAGACCTGAAGGCTGGCGGGCTGCTTGAGAAAGTGGATAAGCATATTCATGCAGTCGGCCATTGCTATCGCTGTTCAACCGTCGTCGAGCCGCGCCTGTCGCCGCAGTGGTTTGTCAAAATGGAGCCGCTGGCCAAACCGGCGATTGAAGCGGTTCGCACCGGGAAGATTCGTTTCGTTCCCGAACGCTGGAACAAGGTGTATCTTGAATGGATGGAAAATATCCGCGACTGGTGCATTTCGCGCCAAATCTGGTGGGGACACCGTATTCCGGTTTTTTACTGCGACAGCTGCGGTCATGAATGGGCTGCCAAAGACACTCCTGCGACCTGTCCGACTTGTGGCGTGCACAACATCCGTCAGGATGAAGACGTGCTCGACACCTGGTTCTCATCGTGGCTTTGGCCGTTCAGTGTGTTTGGCTGGCCGGAACAGACCGAGGATCTGAAGCATTTCTATCCGACCCAAACCATTGCGACTGCCCCGGAGATTCTGTTCTTCTGGGTGGCGCGCATGATTATGGCCGGTCTCGAATTTATGGGTGAAATTCCGTTCGATACGGTTTATTTCCACGGGACTGTTCGCGACGATCAGGGGCGTAAAATGAGCAAGTCGCTCGGCAACTCGATCAACCCGCTCGATATTATTGAAAAGTACAGCGCCGACGCGCTGCGTTTCAGCCTGATGATGCTGACGGCGACCGGGCAGGATGTGTACATCAGTGACGAAAAATTTGAACTCGGCCGGAACTTCTGCACCAAAATCTGGAATGCCGCACGCTTCATGCAGATGAATGCCACATCGGATGTTCCGGTTGATCCGGAGCAGATCGATCTCGGTGCGATGTCGCTCAGTCCGGACGATCAGCATATTATCGCCAAACTCAGCGAAGCGGTGAAGAAGACAGAAACCGCTCTGGAACGCCACCGCTTTAACGATGCTGCTCTGGCAATGTATGACTTTATGTGGCATGACTACTGCGACTGGTACGTTGAGTATTCCAAAGGAATTTTCCGGGGCGAAGATCTGCAGCGGAAACAGGATGTTGAGCAGGTGATGCACTATGTTTTCTCTTCTGCAGTTCGCCTGCTGCATCCGTTCATCCCGTTCATCACGGAAGAGCTGTGGCATGGGATGGGATATAACATTTCCAGTGAGTCGGTGCAGACGGCACCGTGGCCAAAAGCATTTTCGTATGAAGACCTGTCGGGCTTCGGTGTTGTGAAGAAAATGGTTGAATACGTTGATGCGAAACACGATCTGATCCGCACCGGCCGCACCTTGCGCAGCGACTACAACCTGACTCCGAGGCAGCAGGCGAAGTTTGTAATCCGTCCTCCGAAAAAAGAGATCGGGGATCTGCTGCGGGCTGATCTGGTGTCTGTTTCTGCACTGCTCGGTGCGGAAAGCATTGAGGTGGACCGCGACTACACCCCGGAGGGGGCGATGCCCAGCGGAATCAGTCAGCTCGGCGCAGTTTATATGTCGATCGAAGGGCTCGTTGATGTGGAGGCCGAAGTGGCGAAGCTCCAGAAGCAGCTCGCCACGGTTGAAAACGGAATTTCCGGAATCAGCAAAAAGCTTTCCAACGAAAACTTTGTCAAAAAAGCTCCGGCCGATATCGTTGCCGGCGAAGAAAAGCGCAAGGCGGAACTGCTTGAAAAACGTGATAAAATCCAGAAGCTGATCGATACGCTGTCTGCCTGA
- a CDS encoding DUF368 domain-containing protein: MKEKVSLTAKGMLMGAANVIPGVSGGTMALLTGIFEPLIYAIKSFDLTALKLIASGKFREFATHTNLGFLIPVGIGIVVSILSIARLLEYLFDHYAVLVWAFFFGLILASVWFVGKRIKRVTLPVVLLFIAGTALAAAIAFMEPAAENASIPYLILCGVIAMCSMILPGLSGSYVLLLMGNYQLVMIEAVNDLNLAVLLPVAVGAGTGLLLFARFLSWVFKRFHDQTVSLLTGFIFGSLAVLWPWKEAVVTIFQDGDAVKEKVVGYTYSLPQLSGATACALLMMALGIIAIILVETAAARKN, from the coding sequence ATGAAAGAAAAAGTTTCCCTGACCGCCAAAGGCATGCTGATGGGCGCAGCAAATGTAATTCCCGGAGTTTCCGGCGGAACGATGGCTTTACTGACCGGTATTTTCGAACCTCTCATCTATGCCATCAAATCGTTCGACCTGACGGCATTGAAACTGATTGCCTCCGGAAAATTCCGCGAGTTTGCAACACATACAAATCTGGGATTCCTCATCCCGGTAGGAATCGGCATTGTCGTCAGTATTCTCAGTATTGCCCGACTGCTTGAATATCTTTTCGACCATTATGCGGTATTAGTGTGGGCCTTCTTTTTCGGGCTGATTCTGGCCTCCGTCTGGTTTGTCGGCAAACGGATCAAGCGGGTAACATTGCCGGTGGTTCTGCTGTTCATCGCCGGAACAGCTCTGGCGGCAGCGATTGCATTCATGGAGCCGGCGGCAGAAAATGCATCGATCCCCTATCTGATTCTCTGCGGCGTGATTGCGATGTGCAGCATGATCCTTCCGGGGCTTTCCGGATCTTATGTTCTTCTGCTGATGGGAAATTACCAACTGGTCATGATCGAAGCGGTCAACGATCTTAACCTCGCGGTTTTGCTGCCCGTTGCCGTCGGAGCCGGAACGGGACTCCTTCTGTTTGCCCGATTTCTCTCATGGGTATTCAAGCGGTTTCATGACCAGACTGTTTCTTTGCTGACCGGATTTATTTTCGGGTCCCTGGCCGTGCTGTGGCCATGGAAAGAAGCTGTTGTCACAATCTTCCAGGATGGCGACGCGGTCAAAGAAAAGGTGGTTGGCTACACCTACAGCCTGCCTCAGCTCAGCGGAGCGACCGCCTGCGCTCTGCTTATGATGGCTCTGGGAATCATTGCTATCATTCTCGTAGAGACTGCTGCTGCCCGCAAAAACTAA
- the lipA gene encoding lipoyl synthase has translation MSTLRPKAQRLPQWLRRPISTDQDYPDVSKLLGSLQLNTVCASAKCPNRHECWNRGTATIMILGNTCTRNCRFCNVNTGRPEPIDTDEPARVAEAAKRLNLRHVVITSVTRDDLPDGGAQIFADTIRAIKGVLPEASVEVLTPDFVEHLDVVLDAEPLVFNHNLETVRRLQETVRPQASYEKSLKTLRYAAERGGVLVKSGLMLGLGETDEEVFQALEDLYSAGVRLLTLGQYLAPTREHHPVERFISPEHFDELAARAREMGFEGVAAGPLVRSSYRADQLVAKEN, from the coding sequence ATGAGTACACTACGACCTAAAGCCCAGCGGCTTCCTCAATGGTTGCGGCGCCCGATTTCGACCGATCAGGATTATCCCGATGTGAGCAAGCTGCTGGGAAGTCTTCAGCTCAATACGGTTTGTGCCAGTGCGAAATGCCCGAATCGGCATGAGTGCTGGAACCGCGGGACCGCCACGATCATGATTCTGGGCAATACCTGCACGCGCAACTGTCGCTTTTGCAATGTCAACACCGGACGGCCGGAGCCGATCGATACGGATGAGCCGGCCCGGGTTGCAGAAGCAGCTAAGCGGCTGAACCTGCGGCATGTGGTGATTACCAGCGTGACCCGGGATGATCTCCCGGACGGTGGAGCGCAGATTTTTGCCGACACCATTCGCGCGATCAAAGGCGTGTTGCCCGAGGCTTCGGTGGAGGTGCTGACTCCTGACTTTGTGGAACATCTGGATGTTGTTCTGGATGCCGAACCGCTGGTGTTTAATCACAATTTGGAAACCGTCAGGCGGTTGCAGGAAACGGTTCGGCCTCAGGCCAGCTACGAGAAATCTCTGAAGACACTGCGCTATGCAGCAGAACGAGGCGGTGTGCTGGTGAAATCCGGACTGATGCTCGGATTGGGAGAAACCGATGAAGAGGTTTTTCAGGCATTGGAAGATTTGTATTCTGCCGGCGTCCGCCTGTTGACGCTGGGGCAGTATCTGGCTCCGACCCGCGAACATCATCCTGTTGAACGCTTTATTTCTCCCGAACATTTTGATGAACTGGCAGCACGAGCCCGGGAGATGGGATTTGAAGGCGTGGCGGCCGGTCCGCTGGTCCGGTCCTCCTATCGGGCGGATCAACTGGTAGCGAAAGAAAACTGA
- a CDS encoding DUF2164 family protein: MEIKLSPQQKNKLRQKLIAMFLDDFDEELSDFKADQILDAFVEKLGPEIYNTAIQDMKAYLLNQLEDLDAIFEK, encoded by the coding sequence ATGGAAATAAAACTCTCTCCGCAGCAAAAAAATAAGCTTCGCCAAAAACTCATCGCCATGTTTCTGGATGACTTCGACGAAGAACTCAGCGATTTCAAAGCCGATCAGATTCTCGATGCATTCGTCGAAAAGCTCGGTCCGGAGATCTACAACACCGCCATTCAGGACATGAAGGCCTACCTGCTGAATCAGCTCGAAGATCTCGACGCCATTTTCGAAAAATAG
- a CDS encoding polysaccharide biosynthesis/export family protein gives MKNGLKLCKLIFLLFLFSEIVLFAEIPSAETDATVSLEQLTLTQKKSKFPPEYFVPHTPENRTLQVGDVVEVSIFGQRDTIAQGIPIAPDGKLYYMFLPGIPAEGRTPEDVSQEMEEQLRNLFNNPQVSIIPKQFISNRFSIFGKVDSASSYPLETPITVRQAIARAKGIAQGRYHDNTIEIHNYTDSWLLRGTEKIPVDFERLMKENDFSEDIYIRPGDVIYIASALGREVYLMGEVNNQQSQPYTSGMTLVQLITGIDQGSGGYLEDSADIKRVVLLRDAMNAPKVFKINLRDILLGKEHDVFLEAGDIVYVPEKSFLFTRNLAKSMIRTFVSTFAGEFASDINRKYFFPQETTP, from the coding sequence ATGAAAAACGGACTTAAACTCTGCAAACTCATTTTTCTGCTATTCCTTTTTTCCGAAATCGTGCTTTTTGCAGAGATACCCTCCGCGGAAACGGACGCAACAGTAAGTCTGGAACAACTGACCCTGACCCAGAAGAAATCTAAATTTCCGCCGGAGTATTTTGTTCCCCACACACCTGAAAACCGAACATTACAGGTTGGGGATGTTGTTGAAGTCAGCATCTTCGGCCAACGCGACACCATTGCTCAGGGCATCCCCATTGCTCCGGATGGAAAACTTTACTACATGTTTCTGCCTGGTATCCCTGCGGAAGGGCGCACTCCCGAAGACGTCTCCCAAGAGATGGAAGAGCAACTGAGAAACCTGTTTAACAACCCGCAGGTTTCCATTATTCCAAAGCAGTTCATCTCCAACCGGTTCTCCATTTTCGGAAAAGTGGACAGCGCCAGCAGTTATCCTCTTGAAACCCCGATCACCGTACGACAGGCCATTGCCAGAGCCAAAGGAATTGCCCAGGGGCGCTATCACGACAACACCATCGAAATCCATAACTACACAGACAGCTGGCTTCTGCGCGGCACAGAGAAAATACCCGTCGATTTTGAACGGTTGATGAAAGAAAATGATTTCTCAGAAGACATCTACATTCGCCCCGGAGATGTCATCTATATTGCCTCGGCACTTGGCCGCGAAGTATACCTCATGGGAGAAGTCAACAACCAGCAGTCTCAGCCGTACACCTCCGGCATGACGCTGGTTCAGCTGATTACCGGAATTGACCAGGGGAGCGGCGGCTACCTCGAAGACTCTGCTGACATCAAACGTGTTGTACTGCTGCGCGATGCCATGAACGCTCCGAAAGTATTTAAAATCAATCTGAGAGATATTCTGCTTGGCAAAGAACATGATGTGTTTCTTGAAGCTGGAGACATCGTATACGTACCTGAAAAATCATTCCTGTTCACCCGCAACCTCGCAAAATCCATGATCCGCACGTTCGTCTCCACATTCGCCGGTGAATTCGCCTCCGATATCAATCGTAAATACTTCTTCCCGCAGGAGACCACCCCGTGA
- the cimA gene encoding citramalate synthase — translation MSVRNIAVYDTTLRDGAQAEGVSFSAVAKVQVAKRLDEFGITYIEGGFAASNPKDMEFFRLIKTVPLKHSKIAAFGSTRRANTAPEEDKGLAALLEADTPVCTIFGKSWLLHVTEVLHTTPEENLAMIADSVRFLKEHGKEVIYDAEHFYDGYKDDPEYAMAALKAAADAGADCLVLCETNGGALPEEVAQITKAVVDAFGIPVGVHTHNDGELGVANALAGVNVGAVHVQGTINGIGERVGNCNLSSVIPNLMLKMNLECLPNAKNLKQLRALSQFVYEQANMRPLTKQPFVGESAFAHKAGMHVDGVRKVSQSFEHINPELVGNQRRILISELSGASNVFLKAIEMGLEVDRKSPEVKKVLKQLEQMEKEGYEYESADASFQMLIKKVLKKHKPFFDLEGFRVINERHDPEEGCLSEATVKLRVGDDVEFTVGEGDGPVDALNQALRKALVRFYPVIADVVLKDYSVRILDPEEATAAKTRVLIESGDGSNTWGTVGVSENIIEASWEALVDSVEYKLFLEEEKNKN, via the coding sequence ATGAGTGTAAGAAACATAGCGGTATACGACACAACGCTTCGCGACGGAGCGCAGGCGGAAGGAGTTTCTTTTTCCGCAGTCGCCAAAGTTCAGGTTGCCAAACGGCTCGACGAGTTCGGCATTACCTACATTGAGGGCGGCTTTGCTGCGTCCAACCCAAAAGATATGGAGTTTTTCCGGCTGATTAAAACGGTGCCGCTTAAACACTCAAAAATTGCGGCATTCGGATCGACTCGTCGCGCCAATACAGCTCCCGAAGAGGATAAGGGCCTCGCGGCGCTGCTGGAGGCCGATACGCCGGTCTGCACCATTTTCGGAAAAAGCTGGCTGCTGCATGTGACCGAAGTCCTGCATACCACTCCCGAAGAAAATCTGGCGATGATTGCCGACAGCGTCCGCTTCCTGAAGGAACACGGCAAAGAGGTGATCTACGATGCCGAACATTTTTATGACGGATATAAGGATGATCCGGAATATGCGATGGCTGCGCTGAAAGCGGCGGCAGATGCCGGAGCGGATTGCCTGGTGCTGTGCGAAACCAACGGCGGTGCGCTGCCGGAAGAAGTTGCGCAGATTACCAAAGCAGTGGTTGATGCATTCGGGATCCCGGTGGGGGTTCATACGCACAATGACGGCGAACTCGGCGTCGCCAATGCGCTGGCCGGCGTGAATGTCGGAGCTGTTCATGTGCAGGGAACAATCAATGGAATCGGCGAGCGGGTTGGAAACTGCAATCTCAGTTCGGTGATTCCGAACCTGATGCTCAAAATGAATCTGGAATGTCTTCCGAATGCGAAAAATCTCAAACAGCTGCGGGCGCTCAGTCAGTTTGTGTATGAGCAGGCTAATATGCGGCCGTTGACTAAACAGCCGTTTGTCGGCGAGAGCGCTTTTGCGCACAAAGCGGGAATGCATGTGGATGGCGTGCGCAAGGTGTCGCAGAGCTTTGAGCACATCAATCCGGAGTTGGTGGGCAATCAGCGGCGCATTCTGATTTCCGAGCTCTCCGGTGCCAGCAATGTGTTCCTGAAGGCCATTGAAATGGGACTTGAGGTGGATCGCAAGTCGCCGGAAGTCAAAAAGGTGCTTAAGCAGCTCGAGCAGATGGAAAAAGAGGGCTACGAATATGAATCTGCCGATGCCTCGTTCCAGATGCTGATTAAAAAAGTCCTCAAGAAGCATAAGCCGTTTTTCGATCTGGAAGGGTTCCGTGTGATTAATGAGCGGCACGATCCGGAAGAGGGGTGTCTGTCCGAGGCGACCGTTAAGTTGCGCGTCGGGGACGATGTTGAATTTACTGTGGGTGAGGGCGATGGTCCGGTGGATGCATTGAACCAGGCGCTGCGCAAGGCGCTGGTTCGTTTCTATCCGGTGATTGCCGATGTGGTGCTCAAGGATTATTCCGTACGCATCCTTGATCCGGAAGAGGCGACGGCCGCCAAAACCCGTGTGCTGATTGAATCCGGAGACGGCTCAAACACCTGGGGAACAGTGGGCGTTTCGGAAAATATTATCGAAGCCTCATGGGAAGCCCTCGTGGATTCCGTTGAGTACAAACTGTTCCTTGAAGAGGAAAAGAATAAGAACTGA
- a CDS encoding polysaccharide biosynthesis/export family protein → MSSRLIPSTILIALVVLAAGCTSLRNEPRLENNKELLPANVMELPKAGDLTLEEMETGVWVQLSPEDTVDSKLLTERDTGPYRLGVGDQLQITLYGYDDTQNQRTLPIDPSGNITYMLLGTVPAAGRTIDELTEDMRSRLSKELNYAILNITPARFGSQTFTVLGQMNAPQVYQLTGRMHLLDALAQAGGMKLGDIRNVTADIHDLAHATLVRRGQVIPVDFEKLVYEADATQNLEIQSGDIIFVPSALERKIYALGSFNSPQGVQFAHSSLSLMNAIIQAGGMNKDTSDGHILIVRGNHVSPKVMLMDMSQFDSKKARVFKILSGRSLDVQLQPGDIVYAVPKKFAFFRDVIKDAIDTFGTTLAGDAAEDIYRTKLDPLHFGNTRSLEDRLD, encoded by the coding sequence ATGAGCTCTCGTTTGATTCCATCCACCATCCTGATCGCACTCGTCGTTCTTGCAGCAGGCTGCACATCGCTGAGGAATGAACCCCGCCTTGAAAACAATAAAGAACTGCTTCCGGCCAATGTAATGGAACTCCCTAAAGCCGGAGATCTGACGCTGGAAGAAATGGAAACCGGAGTCTGGGTTCAATTAAGCCCGGAAGATACCGTTGACTCAAAACTCCTCACCGAACGCGACACGGGCCCCTACCGACTAGGCGTCGGAGACCAACTTCAAATCACTCTCTACGGTTACGATGACACTCAGAACCAGCGTACATTACCCATCGATCCTTCCGGCAATATCACCTATATGCTGCTCGGAACAGTTCCGGCAGCAGGCCGGACCATTGATGAACTCACCGAAGACATGCGTTCCCGCCTGAGCAAAGAGCTCAACTATGCCATTCTCAACATTACACCAGCCCGTTTTGGAAGCCAGACCTTCACGGTCCTTGGACAGATGAACGCCCCTCAGGTTTACCAACTCACCGGCCGAATGCACCTGCTTGATGCCCTTGCTCAGGCCGGCGGCATGAAACTCGGTGACATCCGCAATGTCACTGCAGACATTCACGATCTGGCCCATGCCACGCTGGTTCGACGCGGTCAGGTCATTCCTGTTGACTTCGAAAAACTGGTCTATGAAGCCGATGCTACACAAAATCTGGAAATCCAGAGTGGCGACATCATTTTCGTCCCATCGGCCCTGGAACGAAAAATATATGCTTTGGGATCATTCAACAGCCCTCAAGGCGTCCAGTTCGCACACTCCAGCCTCTCACTGATGAATGCAATCATTCAGGCCGGCGGTATGAACAAAGATACTTCCGACGGTCATATCCTCATCGTTCGCGGTAATCATGTCAGCCCGAAAGTCATGCTTATGGACATGTCCCAGTTTGACTCAAAGAAGGCGCGGGTTTTCAAAATCCTCAGCGGGCGATCTTTGGATGTTCAACTCCAACCGGGCGACATCGTCTACGCCGTTCCGAAAAAATTTGCTTTTTTCCGGGATGTCATCAAAGACGCCATCGACACATTTGGAACCACACTCGCTGGAGATGCCGCTGAAGATATCTACCGGACCAAACTGGACCCTCTACACTTTGGCAACACGCGCTCGCTTGAAGACCGCCTTGACTAA
- a CDS encoding PIN domain-containing protein — translation MNNGHSANYVLIDFENVQPKNLEILSKHPFRVLVFVGANQAKVPYDLAEAMQRLGQNARYIKIAGNGKNALDFHIAAYIGELAAKDPSAYFHIISKDTGFDPLIKHFKARKIHIQREKDLAEIPVLRMSAATSSDEKISAIVKNLTGRGQSRPRKEKTLRNTINSLFTEKLQEKELNALIDELKRKRYITVNDGNISYKLPQKP, via the coding sequence ATGAATAACGGACATTCAGCGAATTATGTACTGATCGACTTCGAAAATGTTCAACCGAAGAATCTGGAGATTCTTTCCAAACATCCCTTCCGGGTTTTGGTTTTTGTCGGCGCCAACCAGGCCAAGGTTCCGTACGACCTTGCCGAAGCCATGCAGCGGCTCGGCCAAAATGCCAGGTACATCAAGATTGCCGGCAACGGAAAAAATGCCCTCGACTTTCACATTGCCGCCTACATCGGAGAACTGGCCGCGAAAGATCCGTCAGCTTATTTCCATATCATTTCCAAAGACACCGGCTTCGACCCGCTCATCAAACATTTCAAAGCCCGCAAAATCCATATTCAGCGGGAAAAGGATCTGGCCGAAATTCCGGTCCTGCGCATGTCGGCCGCCACCAGCAGTGATGAAAAAATTTCCGCGATCGTCAAAAACCTGACCGGGCGCGGACAATCCAGACCCCGGAAAGAGAAAACCCTGCGCAATACGATTAATTCACTGTTCACAGAAAAGCTTCAGGAAAAAGAGCTGAACGCATTGATTGATGAGCTCAAACGGAAACGCTATATCACGGTCAACGACGGAAACATTTCATACAAACTGCCTCAGAAACCCTAA